A single region of the Vicia villosa cultivar HV-30 ecotype Madison, WI linkage group LG4, Vvil1.0, whole genome shotgun sequence genome encodes:
- the LOC131594917 gene encoding uncharacterized protein LOC131594917 isoform X1 — MADSNKKEIQIRTLTGDSITLHITPTATVQHLKLLLNHSFSPATNSPNFHLFFKGNKLQLLDEIGSYLIQDGEFLVLIPFVKKEPTSTEKPNPANVVFNASTSNLADTTWSNIMEDLSELRQTTQEIDHNNVSNFETNKNNTVEGEKGIELPYHLILNTLDSTSHTALGERSCEVFSKVLESVNCLSDLPLGQCKLFKRACVKGYCGNDGGGVTCLCPQWLKIVVKSFAFMNIFSAFLHLQGRKVTTGLMKEALDQLAKFGLKLGLDDMKSLSLLCPHLVCFVDDIEKARFGYVIVVVNHSSNNEDQIEDNLKRARRSLYVSKIVSTLKRRECSFRKCLGWAFEQLQFEIGDEMNVKISFEELFAAVKDRDFTRKENKTKRVKRCSTSSRLDMDRIGCHDTRSLMAVDMVEHLKKGIGSEGQIVHIEDICARKAIYSEIPAELSEKMRSALDYIGVSKLYSHQAESIQASLVGKNVVVATMTSSGKSVCYNLPVLEELLKNSSSCALYVFPTKALAQDQLRSLLHMTKEFDADLNIGIYDGDTSHSERTRLRDNSRLLITNPDMLHISILPHHRLFGRILSNLRFLVIDETHTYKGAFGCHTALILRRLKRLCSHVYGAVPSFIFSTATSANPHEHSMELANLSKVELFQKDGSPSARKLFILWNPALRPKAIFNKTRFSMDNDELADESTNFVRSSPIVDVSRLLAEMVQHGLRCIAFCKSRKLCELVLSYVREILHETAPHLLDSVCAYRGGYIAEERRKIESALFGGKICGVAATNALELGIDVGEIDVTLHLGFPGSIASLWQQAGRGGRRDRPSLAIYVAFGGPLDQYFMKNPRKLFERPIECCHIDTQNKQVLEQHLVCAAHEHPLSVQYDEQYFGACLESVLSSLKDRGYLCPDLSDSSRVWNYIGPEKLPSQAVNIRAIETVRYSVIDQKKNEVLEEIEESKAFFQVYEGAVYLRQGKTYLVEKLDLSSKAAFCKEADLKYYTKTRDYTDIHVIGGNIAYPVIDSIMFPKTNVRANVCQVTTTWFGFYRIRKGSNQIIDSVDLALPQYSYESQAVWVPVPQSIKEAVVKQNYDFRGGLHAASHAVLHVVPLHIMCNLSDLAPECPNPHDSRYYPERILIYDQHPGGSGISVQAQPHFTKFLAAALEVLTCCRCTADVGCPNCIQSFACHEYNEVLHKDAAIMIIKGILDAEN, encoded by the exons ATGGCAGACAGCAACAAGAAGGAAATCCAAATCCGAACCCTAACTGGCGATTCTATCACTCTTCACATCACTCCCACTGCCACTGTCCAACACCTCAAGCTTCTACTCAACCACTCTTTCTCTCCCGCCACCAATTCCCCCAATTTCCATCTCTTTTTCAAG GGCAATAAATTGCAATTGCTTGATGAAATTGGTTCTTATCTCATCCAAGACGGCGAGTTTCTCGTTTTGATTCCATTCGTCAAGAAGGAGCCGACTTCAACAGAGAAACCAAATCCAGCTAATGTTGTTTTCAATGCTTCAACTTCGAATCTTGCGGATACAACGTGGTCCAATATAATGGAAGATTTGTCAGAATTACGCCAAACTACCCAAGAAATTGACCATAATAATGTATCTAATTTTGAGACGAATAAAAATAACACTGTGGAGGGTGAAAAGGGGATAGAGCTTCCTTATCATCTCATATTGAATACATTGGATAGTACTAGTCATACTGCTCTTGGAGAGCGTAGTTGTGAGGTTTTTTCGAAGGTTTTGGAGTCGGTGAATTGTTTATCTGATTTGCCTCTTGGACAGTGCAAGTTGTTCAAGAGGGCATGCGTGAAGGGATATTGTGGCAATGATGGTGGCGGGGTCACTTGCTTGTGTCCACAGTGGTTGAAGATAGTTGTGAAGTCGTTTGCTTTCATGAATATCTTTTCTGCCTTTCTTCATTTGCAGGGTAGGAAGGTAACCACAGGTCTAATGAAAGAAGCACTTGACCAGCTTGCTAAGTTTGGACTCAAACTTGGCCTGGATGACATGAAGTCTCTCTCCCTTCTTTGTCCTCAT CTAGTTTGTTTTGTAGATGACATAGAGAAGGCAAGGTTTGGCTATGTCATTGTTGTAGTAAATCATTCAAGTAACAATGAAGATCAAATTGAAGATAATCTTAAAAGAG CTCGCAGGTCGCTTTATGTTTCAAAGATTGTCAGTACATTAAAGAGAAGGGAATGCTCTTTCCGAAAATGTCTAGGGTGGGCTTTTGAACAGCTTCAG TTTGAAATTGGAGATGAGATGAACGTGAAAATTTCCTTTGAAGAACTGTTTGCAGCAGTCAAGGACCGTGATTTTACaaggaaagaaaacaaaacaaaacgtgTAAAGAGATGCTCAACTTCCTCAAGACTTGACATGGACCGCATTGGGTGTCAT GACACAAGGTCATTAATGGCTGTGGACATGGTTGAACATCTTAAGAAAGGAATTGGATCTGAAGGACAG ATTGTACATATTGAAGATATATGTGCCAGAAAAGCCATTTACAGTGAGATCCCCGCTGAATTATCAGAAAAAATGAGATCTGCACTAGATTATATTGGAGTTTCCAAATTGTATAGTCATCAG GCAGAATCTATTCAAGCCTCCCTTGTCGGGAAGAATGTTGTTGTGGCTACAATGACATCTAGTGGCAAATCTGTTTGCTACAACCTGCCTGTTCTAGAAGAGTTGCTTAAAAATTCCTCCTCATGTGCATTGTACGTATTTCCAACGAAG GCGTTAGCTCAAGATCAACTAAGGTCTTTGTTACACATGACAAAAGAATTTGATGCCGACTTAAATATTGGTATATATGATGGTGACACTTCTCATAGCGAAAGGACACGGCTACGTGATAATTCTAGACTG TTAATCACAAATCCAGATATGCTACATATATCAATCTTGCCTCACCATCGGCTATTTGGCCGGATTTTATCAAATCTAAG GTTTCTGGTAATTGATGAAACTCATACCTACAAGGGGGCATTTGGATGTCATACAGCTCTTATATTAAGGAGGCTTAAGCGACTCTGCTCACATG TATATGGAGCTGTTCCTTCTTTTATATTCTCTACTGCCACTTCTGCGAATCCTCATGAGCATTCTATG GAACTTGCAAATTTATCCAAAGTGGAGTTATTTCAGAAAGATGGAAGTCCATCTGCAAGAAAACTTTTCATCCTTTGGAATCCTGCTTTGCGACCAAAAGCT ATATTCAATAAAACTCGGTTTTCTATGGATAATGATGAGTTGGCCGATGAAAGTACAAATTTTGTTCGTTCAAG CCCAATCGTGGATGTTTCACGCCTTCTTGCTGAAATGGTTCAGCATGGTCTTCGCTGCATTGCATTTTGTAAATCACGGAAGCTTTGTGAACTTGTTTTATCCTATGT ACGTGAGATTCTTCATGAGACAGCCCCGCATCTACTGGATTCCGTATGTGCGTATCGTGGTGGCTACATTGCAGAG gaaagaagaaaaatagagAGTGCTTTATTTGGTGGTAAAATTTGTGGTGTTGCTGCAACCAATGCTCTTGAGTTGGGCATTGATGTTGGAGAAATTGACGTCACTCTGCATCTAGGATTTCCTGGTAGTATTGCAAG CTTGTGGCAACAAGCTGGTAGGGGTGGGAGAAGAGATAGACCATCTCTTGCTATATATGTTGCATTTGGTGGACCACTTGATCAATACTTCATGAAAAATCCTAGAAAACTTTTTGAAAGACCAATCGAATGCTGTCATATTGATACTCAAAACAAGCAG GTTCTTGAACAGCATTTGGTCTGTGCAGCTCACGAACACCCTCTGAGTGTGCAGTATGATGAGCAGTATTTTGGTGCTTGCTTAGAGAGTGTTTTGAGTTCTCTAAAAGATAGAGGATACTTATGTCCTGATCTGTCTGATTCTTCAAGAGTTTGGAACTACATTGGCCCCGAG AAATTGCCTTCGCAAGCAGTCAATATCCGAGCAATAGAAACTGTTAGATATAGTGTCATAGATCAGAAAAAGAATGAAGTCCTAGAAGAGATAGAGGAAAGCAAGGCTTTCTTTCAG GTATATGAAGGTGCAGTGTACTTGCGCCAGGGGAAAACTTATTTGGTTGAAAAATTAGATCTATCTAGCAAAGCTGCTTTCTGTAAAGAGGCTGATCTAAAGTATTATACAAAGACTCGAGATTACACTGATATCCATGTCATTGGGGGTAAtatt GCTTATCCAGTAATTGATTCCATCATGTTTCCAAAAACAAATGTGCGCGCCAATGTATGCCAAGTGACGACTACTTGGTTTGGATTTTATCGTATTCGGAAAGGAAGCAATCAAATCATTGATTCTGTTGATCTAGCCCTTCCTCAGTACTCATACGAGTCACAG GCAGTCTGGGTTCCTGTGCCACAATCAATAAAAGAAGCGGTGGTCAAGCAAAATTATGATTTCCGTGGAGGTTTGCATGCCGCTTCTCATGCTGTTTTACACGTAGTGCCTTT ACATATAATGTGCAACTTGTCTGATTTGGCTCCCGAGTGTCCGAATCCTCATGACAGCCGATATTATCCTGAAAGAATCTTAATATATGATCAACATCCTGGAGGGTCTGGAATTTCAGTACAG GCTCAACCTCACTTCACAAAGTTCCTGGCAGCTGCTCTAGAAGTGCTCACATGTTGCCGCTGTACGGCTGATGTAGGTTGCCCTAATTGTATTCAG AGCTTTGCTTGTCATGAGTATAACGAGGTTTTGCACAAGGATGCTGCCATTATGATCATCAAG GGTATTCTAGATGCAGAGAACTAG
- the LOC131594917 gene encoding uncharacterized protein LOC131594917 isoform X6 yields MADSNKKEIQIRTLTGDSITLHITPTATVQHLKLLLNHSFSPATNSPNFHLFFKGNKLQLLDEIGSYLIQDGEFLVLIPFVKKEPTSTEKPNPANVVFNASTSNLADTTWSNIMEDLSELRQTTQEIDHNNVSNFETNKNNTVEGEKGIELPYHLILNTLDSTSHTALGERSCEVFSKVLESVNCLSDLPLGQCKLFKRACVKGYCGNDGGGVTCLCPQWLKIVVKSFAFMNIFSAFLHLQGRKVTTGLMKEALDQLAKFGLKLGLDDMKSLSLLCPHLVCFVDDIEKARFGYVIVVVNHSSNNEDQIEDNLKRARRSLYVSKIVSTLKRRECSFRKCLGWAFEQLQFEIGDEMNVKISFEELFAAVKDRDFTRKENKTKRVKRCSTSSRLDMDRIGCHDTRSLMAVDMVEHLKKGIGSEGQIVHIEDICARKAIYSEIPAELSEKMRSALDYIGVSKLYSHQAESIQASLVGKNVVVATMTSSGKSVCYNLPVLEELLKNSSSCALYVFPTKALAQDQLRSLLHMTKEFDADLNIGIYDGDTSHSERTRLRDNSRLLITNPDMLHISILPHHRLFGRILSNLRFLVIDETHTYKGAFGCHTALILRRLKRLCSHVYGAVPSFIFSTATSANPHEHSMELANLSKVELFQKDGSPSARKLFILWNPALRPKAIFNKTRFSMDNDELADESTNFVRSSPIVDVSRLLAEMVQHGLRCIAFCKSRKLCELVLSYVREILHETAPHLLDSVCAYRGGYIAEERRKIESALFGGKICGVAATNALELGIDVGEIDVTLHLGFPGSIASLWQQAGRGGRRDRPSLAIYVAFGGPLDQYFMKNPRKLFERPIECCHIDTQNKQVLEQHLVCAAHEHPLSVQYDEQYFGACLESVLSSLKDRGYLCPDLSDSSRVWNYIGPEKLPSQAVNIRAIETVRYSVIDQKKNEVLEEIEESKAFFQVYEGAVYLRQGKTYLVEKLDLSSKAAFCKEADLKYYTKTRDYTDIHVIGGLSSN; encoded by the exons ATGGCAGACAGCAACAAGAAGGAAATCCAAATCCGAACCCTAACTGGCGATTCTATCACTCTTCACATCACTCCCACTGCCACTGTCCAACACCTCAAGCTTCTACTCAACCACTCTTTCTCTCCCGCCACCAATTCCCCCAATTTCCATCTCTTTTTCAAG GGCAATAAATTGCAATTGCTTGATGAAATTGGTTCTTATCTCATCCAAGACGGCGAGTTTCTCGTTTTGATTCCATTCGTCAAGAAGGAGCCGACTTCAACAGAGAAACCAAATCCAGCTAATGTTGTTTTCAATGCTTCAACTTCGAATCTTGCGGATACAACGTGGTCCAATATAATGGAAGATTTGTCAGAATTACGCCAAACTACCCAAGAAATTGACCATAATAATGTATCTAATTTTGAGACGAATAAAAATAACACTGTGGAGGGTGAAAAGGGGATAGAGCTTCCTTATCATCTCATATTGAATACATTGGATAGTACTAGTCATACTGCTCTTGGAGAGCGTAGTTGTGAGGTTTTTTCGAAGGTTTTGGAGTCGGTGAATTGTTTATCTGATTTGCCTCTTGGACAGTGCAAGTTGTTCAAGAGGGCATGCGTGAAGGGATATTGTGGCAATGATGGTGGCGGGGTCACTTGCTTGTGTCCACAGTGGTTGAAGATAGTTGTGAAGTCGTTTGCTTTCATGAATATCTTTTCTGCCTTTCTTCATTTGCAGGGTAGGAAGGTAACCACAGGTCTAATGAAAGAAGCACTTGACCAGCTTGCTAAGTTTGGACTCAAACTTGGCCTGGATGACATGAAGTCTCTCTCCCTTCTTTGTCCTCAT CTAGTTTGTTTTGTAGATGACATAGAGAAGGCAAGGTTTGGCTATGTCATTGTTGTAGTAAATCATTCAAGTAACAATGAAGATCAAATTGAAGATAATCTTAAAAGAG CTCGCAGGTCGCTTTATGTTTCAAAGATTGTCAGTACATTAAAGAGAAGGGAATGCTCTTTCCGAAAATGTCTAGGGTGGGCTTTTGAACAGCTTCAG TTTGAAATTGGAGATGAGATGAACGTGAAAATTTCCTTTGAAGAACTGTTTGCAGCAGTCAAGGACCGTGATTTTACaaggaaagaaaacaaaacaaaacgtgTAAAGAGATGCTCAACTTCCTCAAGACTTGACATGGACCGCATTGGGTGTCAT GACACAAGGTCATTAATGGCTGTGGACATGGTTGAACATCTTAAGAAAGGAATTGGATCTGAAGGACAG ATTGTACATATTGAAGATATATGTGCCAGAAAAGCCATTTACAGTGAGATCCCCGCTGAATTATCAGAAAAAATGAGATCTGCACTAGATTATATTGGAGTTTCCAAATTGTATAGTCATCAG GCAGAATCTATTCAAGCCTCCCTTGTCGGGAAGAATGTTGTTGTGGCTACAATGACATCTAGTGGCAAATCTGTTTGCTACAACCTGCCTGTTCTAGAAGAGTTGCTTAAAAATTCCTCCTCATGTGCATTGTACGTATTTCCAACGAAG GCGTTAGCTCAAGATCAACTAAGGTCTTTGTTACACATGACAAAAGAATTTGATGCCGACTTAAATATTGGTATATATGATGGTGACACTTCTCATAGCGAAAGGACACGGCTACGTGATAATTCTAGACTG TTAATCACAAATCCAGATATGCTACATATATCAATCTTGCCTCACCATCGGCTATTTGGCCGGATTTTATCAAATCTAAG GTTTCTGGTAATTGATGAAACTCATACCTACAAGGGGGCATTTGGATGTCATACAGCTCTTATATTAAGGAGGCTTAAGCGACTCTGCTCACATG TATATGGAGCTGTTCCTTCTTTTATATTCTCTACTGCCACTTCTGCGAATCCTCATGAGCATTCTATG GAACTTGCAAATTTATCCAAAGTGGAGTTATTTCAGAAAGATGGAAGTCCATCTGCAAGAAAACTTTTCATCCTTTGGAATCCTGCTTTGCGACCAAAAGCT ATATTCAATAAAACTCGGTTTTCTATGGATAATGATGAGTTGGCCGATGAAAGTACAAATTTTGTTCGTTCAAG CCCAATCGTGGATGTTTCACGCCTTCTTGCTGAAATGGTTCAGCATGGTCTTCGCTGCATTGCATTTTGTAAATCACGGAAGCTTTGTGAACTTGTTTTATCCTATGT ACGTGAGATTCTTCATGAGACAGCCCCGCATCTACTGGATTCCGTATGTGCGTATCGTGGTGGCTACATTGCAGAG gaaagaagaaaaatagagAGTGCTTTATTTGGTGGTAAAATTTGTGGTGTTGCTGCAACCAATGCTCTTGAGTTGGGCATTGATGTTGGAGAAATTGACGTCACTCTGCATCTAGGATTTCCTGGTAGTATTGCAAG CTTGTGGCAACAAGCTGGTAGGGGTGGGAGAAGAGATAGACCATCTCTTGCTATATATGTTGCATTTGGTGGACCACTTGATCAATACTTCATGAAAAATCCTAGAAAACTTTTTGAAAGACCAATCGAATGCTGTCATATTGATACTCAAAACAAGCAG GTTCTTGAACAGCATTTGGTCTGTGCAGCTCACGAACACCCTCTGAGTGTGCAGTATGATGAGCAGTATTTTGGTGCTTGCTTAGAGAGTGTTTTGAGTTCTCTAAAAGATAGAGGATACTTATGTCCTGATCTGTCTGATTCTTCAAGAGTTTGGAACTACATTGGCCCCGAG AAATTGCCTTCGCAAGCAGTCAATATCCGAGCAATAGAAACTGTTAGATATAGTGTCATAGATCAGAAAAAGAATGAAGTCCTAGAAGAGATAGAGGAAAGCAAGGCTTTCTTTCAG GTATATGAAGGTGCAGTGTACTTGCGCCAGGGGAAAACTTATTTGGTTGAAAAATTAGATCTATCTAGCAAAGCTGCTTTCTGTAAAGAGGCTGATCTAAAGTATTATACAAAGACTCGAGATTACACTGATATCCATGTCATTGGGG GCTTATCCAGTAATTGA
- the LOC131594917 gene encoding uncharacterized protein LOC131594917 isoform X3 → MADSNKKEIQIRTLTGDSITLHITPTATVQHLKLLLNHSFSPATNSPNFHLFFKGNKLQLLDEIGSYLIQDGEFLVLIPFVKKEPTSTEKPNPANVVFNASTSNLADTTWSNIMEDLSELRQTTQEIDHNNVSNFETNKNNTVEGEKGIELPYHLILNTLDSTSHTALGERSCEVFSKVLESVNCLSDLPLGQCKLFKRACVKGYCGNDGGGVTCLCPQWLKIVVKSFAFMNIFSAFLHLQGRKVTTGLMKEALDQLAKFGLKLGLDDMKSLSLLCPHLVCFVDDIEKARFGYVIVVVNHSSNNEDQIEDNLKRARRSLYVSKIVSTLKRRECSFRKCLGWAFEQLQFEIGDEMNVKISFEELFAAVKDRDFTRKENKTKRVKRCSTSSRLDMDRIGCHDTRSLMAVDMVEHLKKGIGSEGQIVHIEDICARKAIYSEIPAELSEKMRSALDYIGVSKLYSHQAESIQASLVGKNVVVATMTSSGKSVCYNLPVLEELLKNSSSCALYVFPTKALAQDQLRSLLHMTKEFDADLNIGIYDGDTSHSERTRLRDNSRLLITNPDMLHISILPHHRLFGRILSNLRFLVIDETHTYKGAFGCHTALILRRLKRLCSHVYGAVPSFIFSTATSANPHEHSMELANLSKVELFQKDGSPSARKLFILWNPALRPKAIFNKTRFSMDNDELADESTNFVRSSPIVDVSRLLAEMVQHGLRCIAFCKSRKLCELVLSYVREILHETAPHLLDSVCAYRGGYIAEERRKIESALFGGKICGVAATNALELGIDVGEIDVTLHLGFPGSIASLWQQAGRGGRRDRPSLAIYVAFGGPLDQYFMKNPRKLFERPIECCHIDTQNKQVLEQHLVCAAHEHPLSVQYDEQYFGACLESVLSSLKDRGYLCPDLSDSSRVWNYIGPEKLPSQAVNIRAIETVRYSVIDQKKNEVLEEIEESKAFFQVYEGAVYLRQGKTYLVEKLDLSSKAAFCKEADLKYYTKTRDYTDIHVIGGNIAYPVIDSIMFPKTNVRANVCQVTTTWFGFYRIRKGSNQIIDSVDLALPQYSYESQCALSLLKGSLGSCATINKRSGGQAKL, encoded by the exons ATGGCAGACAGCAACAAGAAGGAAATCCAAATCCGAACCCTAACTGGCGATTCTATCACTCTTCACATCACTCCCACTGCCACTGTCCAACACCTCAAGCTTCTACTCAACCACTCTTTCTCTCCCGCCACCAATTCCCCCAATTTCCATCTCTTTTTCAAG GGCAATAAATTGCAATTGCTTGATGAAATTGGTTCTTATCTCATCCAAGACGGCGAGTTTCTCGTTTTGATTCCATTCGTCAAGAAGGAGCCGACTTCAACAGAGAAACCAAATCCAGCTAATGTTGTTTTCAATGCTTCAACTTCGAATCTTGCGGATACAACGTGGTCCAATATAATGGAAGATTTGTCAGAATTACGCCAAACTACCCAAGAAATTGACCATAATAATGTATCTAATTTTGAGACGAATAAAAATAACACTGTGGAGGGTGAAAAGGGGATAGAGCTTCCTTATCATCTCATATTGAATACATTGGATAGTACTAGTCATACTGCTCTTGGAGAGCGTAGTTGTGAGGTTTTTTCGAAGGTTTTGGAGTCGGTGAATTGTTTATCTGATTTGCCTCTTGGACAGTGCAAGTTGTTCAAGAGGGCATGCGTGAAGGGATATTGTGGCAATGATGGTGGCGGGGTCACTTGCTTGTGTCCACAGTGGTTGAAGATAGTTGTGAAGTCGTTTGCTTTCATGAATATCTTTTCTGCCTTTCTTCATTTGCAGGGTAGGAAGGTAACCACAGGTCTAATGAAAGAAGCACTTGACCAGCTTGCTAAGTTTGGACTCAAACTTGGCCTGGATGACATGAAGTCTCTCTCCCTTCTTTGTCCTCAT CTAGTTTGTTTTGTAGATGACATAGAGAAGGCAAGGTTTGGCTATGTCATTGTTGTAGTAAATCATTCAAGTAACAATGAAGATCAAATTGAAGATAATCTTAAAAGAG CTCGCAGGTCGCTTTATGTTTCAAAGATTGTCAGTACATTAAAGAGAAGGGAATGCTCTTTCCGAAAATGTCTAGGGTGGGCTTTTGAACAGCTTCAG TTTGAAATTGGAGATGAGATGAACGTGAAAATTTCCTTTGAAGAACTGTTTGCAGCAGTCAAGGACCGTGATTTTACaaggaaagaaaacaaaacaaaacgtgTAAAGAGATGCTCAACTTCCTCAAGACTTGACATGGACCGCATTGGGTGTCAT GACACAAGGTCATTAATGGCTGTGGACATGGTTGAACATCTTAAGAAAGGAATTGGATCTGAAGGACAG ATTGTACATATTGAAGATATATGTGCCAGAAAAGCCATTTACAGTGAGATCCCCGCTGAATTATCAGAAAAAATGAGATCTGCACTAGATTATATTGGAGTTTCCAAATTGTATAGTCATCAG GCAGAATCTATTCAAGCCTCCCTTGTCGGGAAGAATGTTGTTGTGGCTACAATGACATCTAGTGGCAAATCTGTTTGCTACAACCTGCCTGTTCTAGAAGAGTTGCTTAAAAATTCCTCCTCATGTGCATTGTACGTATTTCCAACGAAG GCGTTAGCTCAAGATCAACTAAGGTCTTTGTTACACATGACAAAAGAATTTGATGCCGACTTAAATATTGGTATATATGATGGTGACACTTCTCATAGCGAAAGGACACGGCTACGTGATAATTCTAGACTG TTAATCACAAATCCAGATATGCTACATATATCAATCTTGCCTCACCATCGGCTATTTGGCCGGATTTTATCAAATCTAAG GTTTCTGGTAATTGATGAAACTCATACCTACAAGGGGGCATTTGGATGTCATACAGCTCTTATATTAAGGAGGCTTAAGCGACTCTGCTCACATG TATATGGAGCTGTTCCTTCTTTTATATTCTCTACTGCCACTTCTGCGAATCCTCATGAGCATTCTATG GAACTTGCAAATTTATCCAAAGTGGAGTTATTTCAGAAAGATGGAAGTCCATCTGCAAGAAAACTTTTCATCCTTTGGAATCCTGCTTTGCGACCAAAAGCT ATATTCAATAAAACTCGGTTTTCTATGGATAATGATGAGTTGGCCGATGAAAGTACAAATTTTGTTCGTTCAAG CCCAATCGTGGATGTTTCACGCCTTCTTGCTGAAATGGTTCAGCATGGTCTTCGCTGCATTGCATTTTGTAAATCACGGAAGCTTTGTGAACTTGTTTTATCCTATGT ACGTGAGATTCTTCATGAGACAGCCCCGCATCTACTGGATTCCGTATGTGCGTATCGTGGTGGCTACATTGCAGAG gaaagaagaaaaatagagAGTGCTTTATTTGGTGGTAAAATTTGTGGTGTTGCTGCAACCAATGCTCTTGAGTTGGGCATTGATGTTGGAGAAATTGACGTCACTCTGCATCTAGGATTTCCTGGTAGTATTGCAAG CTTGTGGCAACAAGCTGGTAGGGGTGGGAGAAGAGATAGACCATCTCTTGCTATATATGTTGCATTTGGTGGACCACTTGATCAATACTTCATGAAAAATCCTAGAAAACTTTTTGAAAGACCAATCGAATGCTGTCATATTGATACTCAAAACAAGCAG GTTCTTGAACAGCATTTGGTCTGTGCAGCTCACGAACACCCTCTGAGTGTGCAGTATGATGAGCAGTATTTTGGTGCTTGCTTAGAGAGTGTTTTGAGTTCTCTAAAAGATAGAGGATACTTATGTCCTGATCTGTCTGATTCTTCAAGAGTTTGGAACTACATTGGCCCCGAG AAATTGCCTTCGCAAGCAGTCAATATCCGAGCAATAGAAACTGTTAGATATAGTGTCATAGATCAGAAAAAGAATGAAGTCCTAGAAGAGATAGAGGAAAGCAAGGCTTTCTTTCAG GTATATGAAGGTGCAGTGTACTTGCGCCAGGGGAAAACTTATTTGGTTGAAAAATTAGATCTATCTAGCAAAGCTGCTTTCTGTAAAGAGGCTGATCTAAAGTATTATACAAAGACTCGAGATTACACTGATATCCATGTCATTGGGGGTAAtatt GCTTATCCAGTAATTGATTCCATCATGTTTCCAAAAACAAATGTGCGCGCCAATGTATGCCAAGTGACGACTACTTGGTTTGGATTTTATCGTATTCGGAAAGGAAGCAATCAAATCATTGATTCTGTTGATCTAGCCCTTCCTCAGTACTCATACGAGTCACAG TGTGCTCTTTCTCTGTTAAAAGGCAGTCTGGGTTCCTGTGCCACAATCAATAAAAGAAGCGGTGGTCAAGCAAAATTATGA